In Pseudoliparis swirei isolate HS2019 ecotype Mariana Trench chromosome 9, NWPU_hadal_v1, whole genome shotgun sequence, a genomic segment contains:
- the suv39h1b gene encoding histone-lysine N-methyltransferase SUV39H1b, giving the protein MAEHLKARNFERAPDVRALYSTRHEESTYTQGVSKEPTGPHCSVPCKMSWDELEALCRRERLYCGRLGLKRNNANEFEVEFLCNYKRKKEEEFYLVKWKGFPDSENTWEPKRNLRCPKVMKQFHVDLDQQLRRHKRRGTPKKLDSEVSAFLLQKAKARKRLQRWEGHLNHKRNHPGRILVLNEVDLEGPPKNFTYINNYQVGQGIVLDEMAVGCECKDCLKEPAGGCCPGASLHRMAYNDRGQVRVRPGQPIYECNARCSCSPACPNRVVQKGIQFDLCIFKTENGRGWGVRTLQRIKKNTFIMEYVGEIITTDEAERRGHVYDRQGATYLFDLDYVEDVYTVDAAHQGNVSHFVNHSCNPNLQVFNVFIDNIDERLPRIALFSTRAIRAGEELTFDYKMQMDPVDSESTRMDSSFNVAGLPSSPRKRVRVECRCGSDSCRKYLF; this is encoded by the exons ATGGCGGAACATTTGAAAG CGCGAAATTTTGAAAGAGCCCCAGACGTGCGCGCGCTGTACTCCACACGACATGAGGAGAGTACTTATACACAAGGTGTCTCTAAGGAGCCAACAGGACCAC ACTGCAGCGTGCCCTGTAAGATGTCCTGGGACGAGCTGGAGGCGCTGTGCCGCAGGGAGCGGCTCTACTGCGGCCGGCTCGGCCTGAAGAGGAACAACGCCAACGAATTCGAGGTGGAGTTCCTCTGCAACTACAAGAGGAAGAAG gaggaggagttctACCTGGTGAAGTGGAAGGGCTTCCCGGACTCCGAGAACACCTGGGAGCCCAAGAGGAACCTCAGATGCCCCAAAGTGATGAAGCAGTTCCACgtggacctggaccagcagcTGAGGCGCCACAAGAGACGCGGCACCCCCAAGAAGCTGGACTCCGAGGTCTCCGCCTTCCTCCTCCAGAAAGCCAAGGCCCGGAAGCGGCTGCAGCGCTGGGAGGGCCACCTGAACCACAAGCGCAACCACCCGGGCCGCATCCTGGTCCTGAACGAAGTGGACCTGGAGGGGCCCCCCAAGAACTTCACCTACATCAACAACTACCAGGTGGGCCAGGGCATCGTGCTGGACGAGATGGCCGTGGGCTGCGAGTGCAAGGACTGCCTGAAGGAGCCGGCGGGCGGCTGCTGCCCCGGGGCCTCGCTGCACCGCATGGCCTACAACGACCGGGGCCAGGTCCGGGTCCGGCCGGGCCAGCCCATCTACGAGTGCAACGCCCGCTGCAGCTGCAGCCCCGCCTGCCCCAACCGGGTGGTGCAGAAGGGCATCCAGTTCGACCTGTGCATCTTCAAGACGGAGAACGGCCGGGGGTGGGGCGTCCGCACGCTGCAGCGCATCAAGAAGAACACGTTCATCATGGAGTACGTGGGCGAG ATCATCACGACAGACGAAGCCGAGAGGCGGGGCCACGTGTACGACCGGCAGGGCGCCACCTACCTGTTCGACCTGGACTACGTGGAGGACGTGTACACGGTGGACGCCGCGCACCAGGGCAACGTGTCGCACTTCGTGAACCACAGT tgcaaCCCCAACCTGCAGGTGTTCAACGTGTTCATCGACAACATCGATGAGAGGCTCCCGAGAATCGCTTTGTTTTCAACGCGGGCGATCCGGGCCGGAGAGGAGCTCACCTTCGACTACAAGATGCAGA TGGACCCGGTGGACTCGGAGAGCACCAGGATGGACTCCAGCTTCAACGTGGCGGGTCTGCCCAGCTCCCCCAGGAAGAGGGTCCGGGTGGAGTGTCGATGCGGATCGGACTCGTGTCGGAAGTACCTGTTCTGA
- the gpr173 gene encoding probable G-protein coupled receptor 173 → MGGGAFGMANRNESAEGSAGPMAAAVATAGSAAAESPSSAVSTYIKLVLLGLIICISLVGNLVASLLVLRDRALHKAPYYFLLDLCLADTIRSAICFPFVLVSIKNGSAWTYSVLSCKVVAFMAVLFCFHAAFMLFCISVTRYMAIAHHRFYSKRMTFWTCVAVVCMVWTLSVAMAFPPVFDVGTYKFIREEDQCIFEHRYFKANDTLGFMLMLAVLILATHVVYMKLLLFEYKHRKMKPVQMVPAISQNWTFHGPGATGQAAANWIAGFGRGPMPPTLLGIRQNLHNQNRRLLGMEEFKAEKQLGRMFYVITLLFLVLWSPYIVACYWRVFVKACTIPHRYLSTTVWMSFAQAGVNPIVCFFLNKDLKKGLLSHLPARCRTKPHPPREPYCVM, encoded by the coding sequence ATGGGTGGGGGGGCGTTCGGCATGGCGAATAGAAACGAGAGCGCCGAGGGCTCGGCGGGGCccatggcggcggcggtggccaCGGCGGGAAGCGCGGCGGCAGAGAGCCCGTCCTCGGCCGTCTCCACCTACATCAAGCTGGTGCTGCTGGGCCTGATCATCTGCATCAGCCTGGTGGGCAACCTGGTGGCGTCCCTGCTGGTGCTGCGGGACCGAGCCCTGCACAAGGCCCCTTACTACTTCCTGCTGGACCTGTGCCTGGCCGACACCATCCGCTCGGCCATCTGCTTCCCCTTCGTGCTGGTGTCCATAAAGAATGGCTCGGCCTGGACCTACAGCGTGCTGAGCTGCAAGGTGGTGGCCTTCATGGCGGTGCTCTTCTGCTTCCACGCCGCCTTCATGCTGTTCTGCATCAGCGTGACGCGCTACATGGCCATCGCCCACCACCGCTTCTACTCCAAGCGCATGACGTTCTGGACCTGCGTGGCGGTGGTGTGCATGGTGTGGACGCTGTCGGTGGCCATGGCGTTCCCGCCGGTCTTCGACGTGGGCACCTACAAGTTCATCCGCGAGGAGGACCAGTGCATCTTCGAGCACCGCTACTTCAAGGCCAACGACACGCTGGGCTTCATGCTCATGCTGGCCGTGCTCATCCTAGCCACGCACGTGGTCTAcatgaagctcctcctctttgagTACAAGCACCGCAAGATGAAGCCGGTCCAGATGGTGCCGGCCATAAGTCAGAACTGGACCTTCCACGGGCCGGGGGCCACCGGCCAGGCAGCAGCCAACTGGATTGCGGGCTTCGGCCGGGGCCCGATGCCGCCGACGCTGCTGGGCATCCGGCAGAACTTGCACAACCAGAACCGGCGCCTGTTGGGCATGGAGGAGTTCAAGGCGGAGAAGCAGCTGGGCCGGATGTTCTACGTCATCACGCTGCTGTTCCTGGTGCTGTGGTCTCCGTACATCGTGGCGTGCTACTGGAGGGTGTTCGTCAAGGCGTGCACGATACCGCACCGGTACCTCTCCACCACCGTGTGGATGAGCTTCGCCCAGGCCGGCGTCAACCCGATCGTCTGCTTCTTCCTGAACAAAGACTTGAAGAAGGGGCTCCTGTCCCACCTCCCAGCTCGCTGCAGGACTAAACCTCATCCTCCACGAGAGCCTTATTGTGTCATGTGA
- the si:dkey-16n15.6 gene encoding organic solute transporter subunit alpha → MYPVLASTSLIALYVPRSSSLCNFIASLYHSVTLLKFMGLITDFCGGRARMLSALSGQHVSPDPFPCCCCCCLPLVAISSSRGWMMAAVLQLSLVRSILFFVTLVLWTDEQYDYGDVDSVNLNLYVNAIIGVSTFVSFYGLLLFYKATKGALRGFGLRAKFLCVIVVLVLCGLQSGVLETMGALEVIPCAPPFSVLARSQLIYHYCVIVEMFCIGLYARHTFRKVEPSAVTEVRAGRVRAGRVEKGVQTDGDQMTRHRYSSDGEDSLCRIEHAPLEEFSFPQVRGQQPGRSEPEPGLELTHTTVRPEVNYEDSKDVTVV, encoded by the exons ATGTACCCG GTGTTGGCCTCCACCTCCCTCATCGCGCTCTATGTGCCGCGCTCGTCTTCGCTGTGTAACTTCATCGCCTCGCT GTATCACTCCGTCACCCTGCTGAAGTTCATGGGGCTGATCACAGACTTCTGCGGGGGGAGAGCCCGGATGCTGTCGGCTCTGTCCGGGCAGCACGTGTCTCCAGACCCGttcccctgctgctgctgctgctgcctccccctggtggccatcaGCAG cagccgcGGCTGGATGATGGCGGCGGTGCTGCAGCTCTCATTGGTCCGCAGCATCCTGTTCTTTGTCACCCTGGTGCTGTGGACGGACGAACAGTACGACTACGGAGAC GTGGACTCGGTCAACCTCAACCTGTACGTGAACGCCATCATCGGCGTGTCGACCTTCGTGTCGTTCtacggcctcctcctcttctacaaGGCCACCAAGGGCGCTCTGCGCGGCTTCGGCCTGCGGGCCAAGTTCCTGTGCGTCATcgtggtgctggtgctgtgcGGCCTGCAGAGCGGCGTCCTGGAGACCATGGGCGCTCTGGAGGTCATCCCCTGCGCTCCACCCTTCTCCGTGCTGGCTCGGTCCCAGT TGATCTACCACTACTGTGTGATCGTGGAGATGTTCTGCATCGGCCTCTACGCCCGGCACACGTTCCGCAAGGTGGAGCCCAGCGCGGTGACGGAGGTCAGAGCCGGGAGG GTCAGAGCCGGGCGGGTGGAGAAGGGCGTGCAGACGGACGGCGACCAGATGACGCGTCACAGGTACAGCAGCGACGGCGAGGACAGCCTGTGCAGGATCGAGCACGCCCCCCTGGAGGAgttctccttccctcaggtcagaggtcagcagccAGGCCGCTCAGAACCAGAACCGGGTTTAGAACTGACCCACACGACCGTCAGGCCTGAAGTGAACTATGAGGACTCTAAGGACGTCACGGTGGTCTGA